In Aspergillus oryzae RIB40 DNA, chromosome 6, one genomic interval encodes:
- a CDS encoding uncharacterized protein (predicted protein) has protein sequence MSSLGSTDLAGLTTDDKNLYLFYQRSGYIVEAFSEEGGPPTQTSVQVAADAQSGGSPLTAYYVKEDMNYDKHSTIHMIYLNKEGHLIEKVRRVSSDKWEDAPKPPGHAAENSRITSGVSQKGFERESSHGTQVVFFVSREEHGKSPITELRRDNKGNFHLEHVLSDEPLSLPGTHLACIVTRENVDLYHQDHDKNIKWWRYEAERKRWESKLAPPEAHLLLARLIFCPLF, from the exons ATGTCTTCTCTTGGCAGCACCGATCTTGCCGGCCTGACTACAGACGACAAGAACTTGTACCTTTTCTATCAAAGGTCTGGCTACATTGTCGAAGCCTTTTCCGAGGAAGGTGGCCCTCCCACGCAGACATCTGTGCAAGTCGCCGCAGACGCGCAGAGTGGTGGTTCCCCTTTGACTGCCTACTATGTCAAAGAGGATATGAACTACGACAAGCATTCCACG ATCCACATGATCTATCTCAACAAAGAAGGCCACTTGATTGAAAAGGTCAGAAGGGTCTCCTCGGACAAGTGGGAAGACGCTCCCAAGCCACCAGGCCATGCCGCAGAAAACTCGCGCATCACCAGTGGTGTGTCCCAGAAGGGCTTCGAACGGGAAAGCTCTCATGGAACCCAGGTGGTATTCTTCGTTAG CCGAGAGGAGCATGGGAAGTCGCCCATTACTGAACTTCGCCGGGACAACAAGGGTAACTTCCACCTGGAACACGTGCTTTCGGACGAGCCTCTCTCCCTTCCTGGAACGCATCTCGCATGTATTGTCACTCGGGAGAATGTGGACCTGTATCACCAAGACCAtgacaagaatatcaagtgGTGGAGATATGAGGCCGAACGCAAGCGCTGGGAAAGTAAGTTGGCACCTCCCGAAGCCCATTTGCTTCTAGCAAGGCTGATCTTCTGTCCCTTATTCTAG
- a CDS encoding uncharacterized protein (predicted protein), translating to MLQVTCQGNPFEIGYQHGSTAKAVIAKSINFAVGLIRGKTKKTEDELKQILMELGSVIEKRWPRYHEEIRGIAKGAERDVSEIIMLNTRTEFAYGLVEARDGCTTVYCKLSNGALQGQNWDFFSATKENLIQLTIRQPGLPTIKMITEAGIIGKVGFNSAGVAVNYNALHLQGLRPTGLPSHLALRMALESTSPSQAYDRIVEQGGMAASAFIMVGNGQEAYGLEFSPISLRKQVLDAKGRLVHTNHCLLNHGENAKELDPLPDSWSRHQRMENLLDRFDGTKEAFSRLWEDEDNYPFSICRAYEEGKSRGATLFNIMYDHARREATVRFGRPKNPDETFVLQFDDEDKRSALNAKL from the exons ATGCTTCAGGTTACTTGCCAAGGCAACCCCTTCGAG ATTGGGTACCAACATGGCTCGACCGCCAAAGCTGTGATCGCCAAATCTATTAACTTCGCCGTCGGTCTCATCCGAGGgaaaacgaagaagacggaGGACGAGCTTAAGCAGATTCTCATGGAGCTGGGAAGCGTGATTGAGAAAAGATGGCCCAGATATCATGAGGAGATTCGCG GTATCGCAAAGGGTGCCGAACGCGATGTTTCCGAGATTATTATGCTCAATACCCGCACAGAATTTGCATATGGCCTGGTCGAAGCCCGTGATGGCTGCACTACCGTTTATTGTAAACTTTCCAACGGAGCACTACAGGGTCAAAACTGGGAT TTCTTCTCCGCCACCAAAGAGAATCTGATCCAGTTGACCATCCGTCAACCCGGCCTGCCCACCATCAAGATGATCACGGAAGCTGGAATTATCGGCAAGGTTGGATTCAACAGTGCGGGAGTTGCCGTCAACTACAATGCTCTTCACCTTCAGGGCCTTCGGCCCACTGGACTTCCTTCGCATCTTGCCCTCCGCATGGCTCTTGAAAGCACGTCTCCTTCCCAGGCCTATGACCGAATCGTGGAGCAAGGTGGAATGGCCGCCAGCGCCTTTATCATGGTCGGCAACGGGCAGGAGGCATACGGGCTGGAATTCTCCCCCATCAGCCTCCGAAAGCAGGTGCTCGACGCAAAGGGCAGACTGGTGCACACCAACCACTGCTTGCTCAACCATGGCGAAAATGCGAAAGAACTCGATCCTCTACCGGACTCGTGGAGTCGCCATCAGCGTATGGAAAACCTTCTTGACCGGTTTGATGGTACCAAAGAGGCATTTTCCCGGCtctgggaggatgaagacaacTATCCTTTTAGCATATGTCGAGCATACGAGGAAGGTAAAAGTAGGGGAGCCACCTTGTTCAACATTATGTACGATCACGCCCGCCGAGAGGCGACTGTGCGTTTTGGCCGGCCGAAGAACCCGGATGAGACGTTTGTCTTGCAGTTCGACGATGAGGACAAAAGGTCTGCGCTCAATGCTAAACTTTGA